From the genome of Aspergillus chevalieri M1 DNA, chromosome 8, nearly complete sequence, one region includes:
- a CDS encoding Zn(II)2Cys6 transcription factor (COG:S;~EggNog:ENOG410PQ85;~InterPro:IPR036864,IPR021858,IPR001138;~PFAM:PF00172,PF11951;~go_function: GO:0000981 - DNA-binding transcription factor activity, RNA polymerase II-specific [Evidence IEA];~go_function: GO:0008270 - zinc ion binding [Evidence IEA];~go_process: GO:0006355 - regulation of transcription, DNA-templated [Evidence IEA]) — MPRRKAADRVGPVKTRTHSGCKECRASHVRCDTKKPLCTRCQQKGLPCSTQLVLKWESDFASRGLAFGRSGVWSKSRGQGKQSPRSLVEEQQWCSIPVVQPWAFVNSGVSMFEQPHQVDVASDELNTLVVYDHAQKSQLMNDLEWTLPLEVANYGYATPQLTAPVSLFPNLTEPGQGRLFEYYLQQVCPRTTASSKSSSPFASVILPFCMSASPTIFKAIQALGACHWSRFDSNYSAIALRCKSAALRDLRYTLATKGSLTCSTDPEVLVTMMMLCLYEIVDNCDQHWTIHLKGAKELIRLKRQQQGALSRNGGSQDPVSAFAELFFAFQDVMGRTACGEEVLFGNDYWSENDQNIDLWMGCSPELVSILSSITEMSRTRRQLPSKSARDSFTLRAASLEHRLEHLVQEIGVDHGDNGDDETLQSAAELKRLAAVLYLHCALYGASPSTTLVVEYVRNIFRLVSDLLNQGSLVSMTWPVFVAAVELDPFDDELWLNVDSDSTVYGRPLVLRALAAMAESSVSNVARTKAVIAKVWQARDDDMIKGSPTDTSRDPWKCNDWEWYVAPISTAMSLA; from the coding sequence ATGCCGCGTCGAAAGGCCGCAGACCGCGTGGGCCCGGTCAAGACTCGAACCCACAGCGGATGCAAAGAATGCCGCGCGAGTCATGTCCGTTGCGATACCAAGAAGCCGCTCTGCACGCGATGCCAGCAGAAAGGGCTTCCTTGCTCTACTCAGCTGGTCTTGAAATGGGAGTCGGACTTTGCTAGTCGGGGGTTAGCGTTTGGGCGATCTGGGGTTTGGAGCAAGTCTCGTGGGCAGGGGAAGCAGTCGCCTAGATCTCTGGTGGAAGAGCAGCAGTGGTGTTCTATCCCAGTTGTACAGCCCTGGGCCTTTGTGAACAGCGGGGTGTCGATGTTTGAGCAACCACATCAAGTGGACGTCGCGAGTGATGAACTTAATACCCTGGTCGTCTATGATCATGCCCAAAAGAGTCAACTCATGAATGATTTAGAATGGACACTACCTCTTGAAGTTGCAAATTATGGATATGCGACACCCCAACTCACAGCTCCGGTATCACTGTTCCCAAATCTTACTGAACCAGGCCAAGGGCGGCTGTTTGAGTACTACCTCCAACAGGTCTGCCCTCGGACTACGGCGAGTTCAAAGTCGTCATCGCCATTCGCATCTGTGATTCTGCCTTTCTGCATGTCTGCATCTCCAACCATATTCAAAGCAATTCAAGCTTTGGGAGCATGTCACTGGTCGCGGTTTGATTCTAATTACAGTGCCATAGCTCTCCGTTGCAAATCTGCGGCACTACGGGATCTTCGTTATACACTTGCGACCAAGGGTTCTCTAACTTGTTCAACTGATCCGGAAGTATTGGTTACCATGATGATGTTGTGTCTGTATGAGATTGTGGACAACTGTGACCAACACTGGACAATCCACTTGAAAGGCGCTAAGGAGTTGATCCGTTTGAAAAGACAGCAACAAGGAGCCTTATCCCGAAATGGGGGCTCCCAAGATCCAGTATCAGCATTCGCGGAGCTTTTCTTCGCGTTCCAAGACGTCATGGGCCGCACTGCTTGCGGTGAAGAGGTGTTGTTCGGCAATGACTACTGGTCAGAAAATGATCAAAACATTGACCTTTGGATGGGCTGCAGCCCAGAATTGGTGTCAATATTGTCCTCGATTACAGAAATGAGCCGGACGAGAAGGCAGCTTCCATCGAAATCAGCGCGAGATTCTTTTACATTGCGAGCAGCTTCTCTAGAGCATAGACTTGAGCATCTGGTGCAAGAAATTGGCGTTGATCACGGCGACAACGGCGACGACGAAACCCTTCAATCAGCTGCAGAATTGAAACGTCTAGCTGCTGTTTTATACTTGCACTGTGCTTTGTACGGCGCGTCGCCGTCAACCACGTTGGTGGTCGAATATGTTCGGAATATCTTTCGGCTTGTGTCTGACCTACTTAACCAAGGGTCACTGGTCAGCATGACATGGCCAGTTTTCGTTGCAGCGGTGGAATTGGACCCCTTTGATGATGAGCTTTGGTTGAACGTGGACAGTGACTCGACAGTTTACGGAAGACCGCTCGTTCTACGTGCACTGGCAGCGATGGCTGAATCGAGTGTCTCGAATGTGGCTCGTACGAAGGCTGTCATTGCCAAGGTGTGGCAGGCTCGAGATGATGATATGATCAAGGGTTCTCCTACCGATACGTCGAGGGATCCTTGGAAGTGCAATGATTGGGAGTGGTATGTGGCGCCGATTAGCACTGCTATGAGCTTGGCATAA
- the CAP1 gene encoding F-actin-capping protein subunit alpha (BUSCO:EOG09264C3N;~COG:Z;~EggNog:ENOG410PIBY;~InterPro:IPR037282,IPR042276,IPR042489,IPR017865, IPR002189;~PFAM:PF01267;~go_component: GO:0008290 - F-actin capping protein complex [Evidence IEA];~go_process: GO:0051016 - barbed-end actin filament capping [Evidence IEA]) encodes MSTVELASSFIEGAPPGELPDVVADVKALTSEEGDLIPSLAPAFERYNETQLTTVKLPGASQEVIVSGFNKLEGNRYFDVESQTSFEVDHVTQEASDAQSYVLESQNADLIKSLLKSLSAHATEHYPNCSYGVYPTENDSSVAILLVANRYSPNNFWNGRFRAIYTMPVSEPTTVTGKIHVDVHYYEDGNVALNTTKPVSVSISSLSAETIISRIGAAERDYQETLNRAFVQMAEEAFKNLRRQLPITRQKVEWEKVGGYRLGQDISGGKGR; translated from the exons ATGTCTACCGTTGAGCTGGCCTCTTCGTTCATTGAGGGTGCCCCGCCAGGCGAG CTTCCCGATGTCGTTGCCG ATGTCAAGGCCCTGACCTCCGAAGAGGGTGACCTCATCCCGTCGCTCGCCCCCGCGTTTGAACGATACAACGAGACACAATTGACAACCGTCAAGCTGCCGGGGGCTAGTCAGGAG GTGATTGTGAGTGGGTTCAACAAGTTGGAGGGGAACAGGTACTTTGATGTGGAGAGTCAAACTTCGTTTGAGGTTGACCATGTCACGCAG GAGGCGTCTGATGCGCAGTCGTATGTTCTGGAATCGCAAAATGCGGACTTGAT CAAATCCCTCCTCAAATCTCTATCTGCACATGCCACCGAACACTACCCCAACTGCTCTTACGGAGTGTACCCGACAGAGAACGACTCTTCCGTTGCCATCCTACTCGTCGCGAACCGATACTCGCCGAACAACTTCTG GAACGGCCGATTCCGCGCAATCTACACAATGCCCGTCTCCGAGCCGACCACCGTGACCGGCAAAATCCACGTAGACGTGCATTATTACGAAGACGGAAACGTTGCCCTCAACACCACCAAGCCCGTCAGTGTCTCGATCTCCTCTCTCTCCGCGGAGACCATCATCTCACGCATCGGGGCCGCGGAGCGCGACTACCAGGAGACTCTTAACCGGGCGTTTGTGCAGATGGCCGAGGAGGCGTTTAAGAACCTGCGGAGACAGCTGCCCATTACCCGGCAGAAGGTGGAGTGGGAGAAGGTTGGAGGGTACCGGTTGGGACAGGACATTTCGGGTGGTAAGGGGCGGTAG
- a CDS encoding Zn(II)2Cys6 transcription factor domain-containing protein (COG:S;~EggNog:ENOG410PY80;~InterPro:IPR001138;~TransMembrane:2 (i156-175o211-229i);~go_function: GO:0000981 - DNA-binding transcription factor activity, RNA polymerase II-specific [Evidence IEA];~go_function: GO:0008270 - zinc ion binding [Evidence IEA];~go_process: GO:0006355 - regulation of transcription, DNA-templated [Evidence IEA]), which produces MGRLGYRKSKNGCLRCKRRVKVRDRFSYDVEKGDRLGLMAWHQCDEQVPCTACKRHKVECSLERPGRGKPLETSLTGPPKHQMLSKPNNVHSLPVSGQSPEANSFPETCTTVGFSELCLLDLELMHHFTTNTCMMGPHVLDPSVFRDELPRLGLRYPYLLHQLLALSAFHCAYLRTKSRERYLFHGSEHQAHAIAGMRLVLAGKMTEETSFALFMTSVLLMTSSFASHLKYQHNQAMPPLAGMLEIMALVRGLSAIKATTHAELQFNVLDKLKHRNGSQPCWKALDPFKT; this is translated from the exons ATGGGGCGGTTAGGGTACCGCAAGTCTAAAAACGGGTGCCTACGATGCAAGAGACGTGTCAAGGTTCGTGATCGGTTCTCTTACGACGTCGAAAAGGGTGACAGATTGGGACTGATGGCTTGGCACCAGTGTGATGAGCAAGTGCCATGTACTGCCTGCAAGAGGCACAAGGTCGAATGCAGCCTTGAGCGGCCTGGCAGGGGAAAGCCCCTTGAGACG AGTCTTACTGGCCCTCCCAAGCATCAGATGCTCTCCAAGCCTAATAATGTTCACAGCCTTCCTGTGAGCGGACAATCGCCCGAAGCAAACTCTTTTCCAGAAACATGCACCACAGTTGGGTTTTCTGAATTGTGTCTCTTGGATCTGGAGCTCATGCATCACTTCACGACTAATACGTGCATGATGGGTCCCCACGTGTTGGATCCGTCTGTATTCAGGGACGAGTTGCCACGTCTTGGTCTCCGGTACCCGTACCTTCTACATCAGCTCCTCGCCCTGTCGGCATTCCATTGTGCCTATCTGCGGACAAAATCTCGCGAGAGGTACCTGTTTCACGGCTCAGAGCACCAAGCTCATGCCATCGCTGGCATGCGATTAGTCCTTGCAGGGAAGATGACCGAGGAGACCAGTTTCGCCCTGTTCATGACCTCAGTTCTGCTCATGACGAGCAGCTTTGCTTCACATCTGAAGTATCAACACAACCAGGCGATGCCGCCGCTGGCTGGAATGCTCGAAATAATGGCGCTAGTGCGAGGTTTGTCCGCAATCAAGGCTACCACCCATGCCGAATTGCAGTTCAATGTCTTGGACAAGCTAAAACATCGCAACGGCTCTCAGCCCTGCTGGAAAGCACTCGATCCATTCAAGACGTAG
- a CDS encoding uncharacterized protein (COG:S;~EggNog:ENOG410PW0H;~TransMembrane:1 (o27-44i)), which yields MAPPLCDPENYKDATFAFYRFAPSVEANIIFVILFGISALLHTFQMWKTKTWYLWPLVAKRLDTSEES from the exons ATGGCACCACCTCTCTGTGATCCCGAAAACTACAAAGATGCTACCTTTGCCTTCTACCGCTTCGCCCCGTCTGTCGAAGCGAACATTATCTTTGTGATCCTCTTCGGCATTTCGGCACTCCTGCATACGTTTCAAATGTGGAAGACGAAAACATGGTATCTCTGGCCACTTGTC GCGAAGCGGTTGGATACATCGGAAGAGTCCTGA
- a CDS encoding uncharacterized protein (COG:S;~EggNog:ENOG410PGGW;~InterPro:IPR038852): MTPPTTPSTLSHTLPAKPFESKLSEQLSQSQSADAGTGNTTDNIRNNTNNQLGGPLLGSPRLHSLPDVPKPVSISQQQSVSGESSTVHSASSKDDSSLSSTPATPQRPPLNPHNLALNLPPRLSGSPATAHRAPLSPKLDSSQIYSSRYGSPGSVLPRRSRGLDFSRACTNLHHSTLAESSPESSPTIGARGVAIPQRRSSPSTASAAPFSTSGPVDRTGVSSSVSSVNMMDSDTSTSDEEDDEPMGGDKDDMMLSTPQANKTGTGPSPFAVGNVPSPGNDWMGGYSHAAASLLSFQRARFRKGRSRTRHSSSSASGSSKQSPGPLSPPVMKSIENPHGGYFGGSKHGVQPRRESLSMGTRDLRLSDLSDDGERARSRSPARGDGGPLGVIRRAVTRRGSLLPKTKTFARIRAALIEESSPLDSESKRESEVIRQVRESDPAPQKSPDLNSSFPPQPTESERTLPGADDTPSKTTTRLENPFNEQFTRISESTGYWNSLDDRYRTPPPTIRPTGPPSVSEDDLAMDMTPSTSTFEFAKPFERPCSRGSLAQPTAMQEFKRKRGREDDFDPNLFKRRAVSPSMSAQSSPVMPNSPAMRDTGPNIWGPPPKSNLGSLFPDSNPRNSNSPHTGTLKRVGLQGMTEANDSLMNMSIE; the protein is encoded by the exons ATGACTCCGCCGACGACTCCTTCGACACTGTCCCATACCCTGCCCGCTAAGCCATTCGAGAGCAAGTTGAGCGAGCAACTCTCGCAGAGCCAGAGTGCTGACGCTGGGACGGGCAATACTACGGATAACATCAGGAACAACACCAATAATCAACTTGGCGGACCTCTCTTGGGTTCACCCAGATTACACTCGTTGCCAGATGTGCCCAAACCGGTTTCAATTTCTCAGCAACAGTCGGTTTCGGGTGAATCGAGCACCGTCCATTCAGCTTCCAGCAAAGATGACAGTTCACTTTCATCCACTCCAGCCACACCACAGCGCCCACCTTTGAATCCACACAATCTAGCGTTGAACCTTCCTCCCAGACTCTCCGGTTCCCCCGCTACGGCCCATCGTGCACCGCTCTCTCCGAAGCTCGACTCTTCGCAGATCTACAGTTCGAGATACGGATCCCCCGGATCAGTTCTTCCTCGACGATCCCGGGGTCTTGATTTCTCGCGTGCCTGTACGAATTTACACCACTCTACCCTTGCAGAGTCTTCGCCGGAGTCGTCGCCTACCATTGGTGCTCGGGGAGTGGCGATTCCACAACGTCGTAGTTCCCCTAGCACAGCATCTGCAGCGCCATTTTCGACGTCTGGACCAGTTGATCGGACAGGAGTTTCCAGCTCGGTATCCAGTGTGAATATGATGGATTCGGATACAAGTACCAgcgatgaggaagacgatgagcCGATGGGAGGGGATAAGGATGACATGATGCTCAGCACACCACAGGCGAACAAGACGGGAACCGGGCCGAGTCCTTTTGCTGTTGGGAATGTACCAAGCCCAGGAAACGACTGGATGGGCGGCTATTCACACGCTGCAGCGAGCCTTCTGAGCTTCCAGCGAGCTCGTTTCCGCAAGGGACGCAGTAGGACTCGACACAGTTCTAGCAGTGCAAGTGGAAGTTCCAAGCAGAGCCCTGGGCCGCTTTCCCCGCCTGTGATGAAGAGCATTGAGAATCCGCACGGAGGTTATTTTGGGGGATCGAAACATGGAGTGCAACCTCGGCGTGAGAGTTTGAGCATGGGTACTCGCGATCTGCGTCTGTCTGATCTCAGTGATGACGGAGAACGTGCTCGAAGTCGCAGTCCTGCCCGTGGTGATGGAGGACCACTTGGGGTTATTCGACGTGCTGTCACACGGCGAGGTAGTTTACTG CCGAAAACGAAAACATTTGCTCGCATTCGGGCCGCTCTCATTGAAGAGTCTTCTCCTCTTGATAGCGAGTCAAAACGAGAATCAGAAGTGATACGGCAGGTCCGCGAGAGTGACCCGGCACCACAAAAGTCACCGGATCTGAACTCATCATTCCCTCCACAACCAACCGAATCAGAAAGGACATTGCCTGGTGCGGACGACACCCCTTCAAAAACTACCACTCGACTTGAGAACCCGTTTAACGAACAATTCACTCGTATCTCTGAAAGTACGGGATACTGGAACTCGCTTGATGATCGCTACCGCACACCACCCCCAACTATACGCCCGACAGGTCCTCCATCGGTTTCAGAAGATGACTTGGCAATGGACATGACGCCATCTACATCGACCTTTGAATTTGCCAAGCCTTTTGAACGGCCCTGTTCACGAGGCTCGCTAGCGCAACCTACTGCCATGCAAGAATTCAAACGAAAGCGCGGTCGCGAGGACGACTTCGATCCGAACCTATTCAAACGACGGGCAGTTTCGCCCAGCATGAGTGCCCAGAGCAGCCCGGTTATGCCCAATTCGCCAGCGATGAGGGACACGGGTCCTAATATCTGGGGTCCGCCGCCCAAGTCTAATCTCGGCTCACTCTTCCCGGACAGTAACCCTCGCAATAGTAATAGCCCACATACGGGGACCTTGAAGCGAGTTGGGTTGCAGGGTATGACTGAGGCCAATGACTCGCTTATGAACATGAGCATTGAATAG